The Phycisphaerae bacterium genome includes the window TGGATCCGCTAACCCCACACCGGCGACCATGTAGCCGACCTGGCTGATGATGTGGTAGGCAAGCAGCCGCCGGCAATCGTTCTCCAGCACCGCGTAAACGACACCGTAGAGGGCCATGATCACGCCCAGCAGCACCAGAATCTCCATCCCCGGGAATCCGCGGCAAAGCGCATACACCGCGGTTTTGGTCGTGAAGGCGGACAGAAAAACCGCCCCGTTGAAGCTCGCCTCGCTGTAGGCGTCGGGCAGCCAGGCGTGCAGCGGGGGCACCGCCGCGTTCAGGATGAACCCAATCAGGATCAGGTAGACGGCCGCCGTCGGATGCTGAACATCAAGCTGGTTGAAGGCCCAGCTGCCCTGGGCGTTGCAGTGCAGCACCATGCCGGCCAGCAGGGCCAGCCCCCCGGCCACGTGCACCAGCAGATAGCGCAGCCCAGCCGCCGGCGACTCCTTGCGCCTTCGAAACCAGACCAGGAACACGGAGGAGAACGCCATCATCTCCCAGAACAGAAACAGAACAATGAAATCGCCCGCGTAGATCGCCCCGATCGAACCAGCGACGTAAATCCAGGCGGCAATGTGCTGAACGTCCTCCTTGACGTGCGCGCCGTAGAGTGTGCCGAGAACACACATCAGGCTCATGATGTAGCCGAAGATCAGGCTGAGCCGGTCCACCCGGCCGAAAACCAGCGTCAGGGCGTTCGCGGGGTCGGCAACCAGGAACTCAACCTGCCCAAAGTCGCCCTGCGTCATCATCAGCGTCCGGGCAAAGACCAGGACCGGAACGAACAGCAGAAAGCCGCTCTTGGCCCGGGCGGGAATCAGCGGGAGCAGCATCGCCCCGACGATGAGGATCAGCGATGGATGGATCCAGAGGTCATTCATCGTAGTAGTCTTCCCGGGTCATGATGCCGGCATGGCCGAACCACTTCGACACGATGATGATCAACACGCAACCGGCGAACCCAAACACCGCCCAAAAGGCCGGCCAATGCTCGGCCTGGGTATGAGCATGCTCCTTGTCGACAACGCCCGGAATCGCATCCACCACGACCAGCAGGGCGAGCAGAGCCACGCAGACTCGCACCACGGTCTTCAGATGGTTGCTCAGAAACTCGATCAGCTTGACCAGGCTCATGAAATCACACGCTGAACAAAACCCAGGAACAAACCAGGACACAGACCAATCACCACCGAAATCAGGGCCGTCGCCGTCAACGGCACGACCATCGAGGCATGAGCCTCGCTATACCGGTGCTCCAGGTCGGCCTCCGACGGCTGGCCGAAGAAACCCTGGTAAACCACCGGGGCGAAGTACGCGGCGTTGAGCAGCGTGCTCGCCATCAGCACGATGATGATGCCGATCGAACCGGCATCCAGGGCCCCGTTGAGCAGATACCACTTGGTGACAAATCCGGCCACCGGCGGCGCGCCGATCATGCTCAGCGACGCCAGGGCAAACGCTCCAAAGGTGAACGGCATCGCCCGCCCAAGGCCGCTCATCTCCGAGATGTTCTTCTTGTGCGTGGCAACGTAGATCGCTCCGGCACAGAAGAACAGCGTGATCTTGGAGAAGGCGTGGTTGGCAATGTGGATCAGCCCGCCCTCGATCCCCGCCGGCTTGAGCAGGGCCACGCCCAGAATGATGTAGGAGAGCTGACTGACCGTCGAATACGCCAACCGGGCCTTCAAGTTGTCCTTGCTGAGGGCAATGATCGAGCCCACCACGATGGTGATGGACACGAAGTAGGCCGTGGGCAGGCCCAGGTTCAAGGCGTCCATGCAGTCCACACCAAACACGTAGAGCATCACCCGCACGGTCGAGAACACGCCCACCTTGACCACCGCGACCGCATGCAGCAGGGCACTGACCGGCGTGGGAGCCACCATCGCGCTGGGCAGCCAGCTGTGGAAGGGCATGACCGCATTCTTGGCAAATCCCAGAATGCAGCAGGCGTACAGGATGGTCACCACCCCGTTGTGCACGCCGACCGGCAAAATGCCGGTGCGAATGTTGTCCGCGAAGTCCAATGTTCCCGACATGACGTAGATCAGAACCATGGCCGGCAGGATCAGGCCCTTGGCCGTACCCGTCAGGTAGCTCAGGTACTTTCGCCCGCTCTCGTAGCTCTCCTCGTCCTGGTGATGGGCAACCAGCGGGTAAGTGCAGATGCTCACGATTTCGTAGAAAAGATACAGGGTCAGCAGGTTGTCCGAGAATGCGCACCCGACCGCTCCGAACAGGGCCAGGGCAAAGCAGGTGTTGAATCGCGTCTGCTCGTGCTCGCGGAGTCCGCGCATGTAACCCGCGGAATAGAACACCGTCACGACCCACAGGAACGACGCCGAAACCGCGAAGACCATGGACAAGGCGTCCGCCCGAAGCGAGAAGCTCAGCCCACCCAGCAGCTCGAACACAGTGAAGCGCAGGCCCCTGCCCCCGTCAATGTCCGGAACCATCGACGCGGTGATGACGAACAGGACCGCCGCCGAGATGAATGAGCAGGCCTCCCGAATGTTTGGGCGCTTGCCGGCGGCCATCACCAGGCCCGCGCCGATCAGCGGCGCGAGTACCGCCAAGAGCAATCGGATGTCGTACGCGAATTCCATGGGCCTATCCGTTCAGCTCCGAAAGCTCCTCAGTCTTGACCGACCGGTAGTTCCGATACACCGCGATGGTGATACTCAAGGCAATGGCCACCTCCGCTGCCGCCAATCCCATAATGAACAGGACGAAGACCTGCCCCACCGCCGGATCACGAACAGTGAATCGGTTGAACGCCATCAGGTTCAGGGAGGCGGCCGCAAAAAGCAGCTCGCCGGAGATCAACATGCCAATCAGCGTGCGCCGCCAAACCAGGCCGAAGATGCCCATCGCAAGCAGGAAAGCCGCCGCGACCAGGTAGATCTCCAGACGATCATAAAGAGGCTGTCCCATCGTCCACCCTTCACTCCATCACCAGAACACCACCGAGCCCTCACCGCACTCCCGCCGCTGCCCCCGGCTCGGCTCATGACATCGAGCACCTTCTACGGCTTCGTCCGCCCTGCCCGGGCAATCGCCAATGCACCCAGAATCGCCACCAGCAGCGCCAGGGAGATCAGCTCGAAGGCCATGCTGTAGGTCGTCAACAGTGCGGCGCCAACCGCCTTCATCGAGCCGTCGTTGGCCTTCGTCTCCGGCCGTACCCAGTCCCCGGACAACGCCAGCCGCACAACACCCAGGAAGATGGCCGTCGCGGCCGTCACCGCAATGCCCGTCCACAACACCGAAAAGCCCTTGCTCCCGTCCTTTCCGGGCTCGTCCGGCTCGGCCAGCATGACCGCGAAAACGATCGTGACACACACCGCCCCGACGTAAATCAGAATCTCCATCAGCGCAAGGAACGGGCTGTGAAGGAAGTAGTAAAGCCCGGCCAGCCCGAAACAGCAGATCGCCAGGCCGCAGACCGCGCGAATCAACCGCACGCTCGCCACCGCGATCAACGCCCCCGCCGCCGTCGTCGCCAGGCAGAACACGAAGAGGCCGTTCATGATCAGAGTCGAAGCGGGAAACGGGTTCATTTCACCTCCGTCCGGGTGGGCTCGACCGCAGCCCCTTCCGCGCCGAGCCGCTGGGCGGCGCCACCCGCCCCGGGCGACGACCCACCCCCTGCCGGCTCCACCGACCGAGCCGCGACCGGCGGCACAAACGGCATGCCCCCTGCCGCCCGGGTCTCGTCTTCCAGCTTCTTGAACAAGTCGATCACGAACTCCTCCTTGCGCAGGCCGGCCATGTTGTAGTCGTGAGAAAAGCGGATCGCCCCGTCGCGACAGGCCTCCACGCAGGAGCCGCACAGGCTGCACCTGGTGAAATCAAGCTTGTAGATCGTCACCGACTTCCGCTTGGCACCCTCCAACTTGACGCCGTCCACCGTGATGCAGTCGCTCGGACAGGTCTTCTCACAAACCTTGCACGCAAAACACTTGGGCTTGCCCGTCTCCGGGTCCAGCACCAGCTCAATGTGACCCCGAAAGCGGGGCGGCATCTTGAGCGCCTCGTGCGGGTAATGAACCGTTACCGTCGGCTTGAAAAACTGGCCGATCGTGATCCGCATCCCCACCAGGAGGCTGTACAGACCGCCGACGATTTCCCTCATCAGCTTGATCATGCCCCAAACACTCTCGGCAACTTGACCATCGCCCCCGACAACAGGAGCGTGAACAACGACACAGGGATCAGAATCTTCCACGAGAGATTCAGCAAGCCGTAAAACTGGGTGCGCGGAAACGTCCAGCGTATCCACACCACGGTGAACACCAGAAAGTACATCTTCATCAGGAACCACACGACGCCCGGGAGAATGCCGATCGGGCTGTGCCAGCCGCCCAGGAACAGAACCGTCGCCAGACTGCAGCCCAGGAGGATGTTCGCATACTCGGCCATGAAAAACACGCCGAAACCCATGCCCGAGTATTCGGTGTAGGCACCCGCCACCAGCTCGCTCTCGGCCTCCGCCATGTCAAAGGGCGAACGGTTGGTCTCCGCCAGCATGCAAATGAAGAAGATCAGGAAAGTGACCGGCATGAGCGGATTGACCCATACCCGGAACAGGTTCCAGTGCCAGAAGGCCCCGGCCTGCTGCTCGACAATCTCGTGAAGGTCGGTCGTCCCCGTGATCATGATCATGGTGATCACGACCAGCAGCATCGGGATTTCGTAAGCGACGTTCTGCGACACCACCCGAGCCGACGAGATGATCGCGTACTTGTTCCGCGAAGACCAGCCGCCCAACATGATCGCCATCACGTTGACCGATCCGAAGGCGAAGATCATCAGCAGACCGAGGTTGATGTTGCGGCCGACCAGCTTGTCGCTGAACGGAATGACCGCCAGACTGATCAGGGCGGGCGACATCATCATCAGCGGGGCGGCCCGGAAGAGCGTCCTGTCCACCATCGGAGGCACAAGCAGCTGCTTGGACATGAGCTTGAGGGCGTCGGCGATCGGCTGGAGCAGGCCGGCAAAACCCGCCTCGGTGGGTCCCGGCCGCCGCTGGAAACGACCCGCCCCCTTACGTTCGACCCAAACCAGATACGCCGCGTTGGCCCCGACGAAGGCCAGAATCACCACCAGGGCGACCACCAGCCGATACGGCTCGGTGGACAGGAATCCGCCCAGCTCGGAGAGCCACTCCGTCACGCCAGCATCCCCTCGCAACTCCGGTCAAGACTCGTCGCCCGCATCCCTGTCGTCCTTCCTGGCCTGAAATCACCGGTCAATATCAGGAATCACCAGATCCAGGCTTCCCATCATCGCCAAAGCGTCCGGCAGGAGCATTCCCCGGCTCGCCTCGCCGAACAAACTCAGGTTCGAAAGCGACGGCGTGCGCAGCTTGAGGCGATACGCCCCATTTTGGCCGTCACTCACCAACCGCACCAGAAAGCGCCCCCGCGCTGCCTCCACCGCATAACAAAAGTCCCCGGCCGGCAACTTGAGAACACGAGGCACCTTCTCCGCCATCACCGGCCCATCGGGGAACTTGTCCAAGGCCTGCTCGATGATCCGCAAGCTCTGCTCCAGCTCGGCCATCCGCACCATGTACCGGGCGAGAGAATCGCATTCCGGATAGGTCGGGATCTCGAAATCGAAATCCGGATAGGCGGAGTACGGCTCGGCCCGACGGACATCGTAGGCCACACCCGCTCCACGAATCACCGGCCCCGTCGCTCCGTACCGGCGGCACATCTCCGCACTGATCGGCCCGATGCCCTTGAGCCGCTTCTGGAAAATGATGTTCCCCGTGACCAGGTCCCGGTACATCTTCAGCCTCGGCCGCATGTGGGTGACGAACGCCTGCGTACCTCCCAGGAAGCTCTCATCCACGTCGTTGCAGACTCCACC containing:
- a CDS encoding monovalent cation/H+ antiporter subunit D family protein, which gives rise to MEFAYDIRLLLAVLAPLIGAGLVMAAGKRPNIREACSFISAAVLFVITASMVPDIDGGRGLRFTVFELLGGLSFSLRADALSMVFAVSASFLWVVTVFYSAGYMRGLREHEQTRFNTCFALALFGAVGCAFSDNLLTLYLFYEIVSICTYPLVAHHQDEESYESGRKYLSYLTGTAKGLILPAMVLIYVMSGTLDFADNIRTGILPVGVHNGVVTILYACCILGFAKNAVMPFHSWLPSAMVAPTPVSALLHAVAVVKVGVFSTVRVMLYVFGVDCMDALNLGLPTAYFVSITIVVGSIIALSKDNLKARLAYSTVSQLSYIILGVALLKPAGIEGGLIHIANHAFSKITLFFCAGAIYVATHKKNISEMSGLGRAMPFTFGAFALASLSMIGAPPVAGFVTKWYLLNGALDAGSIGIIIVLMASTLLNAAYFAPVVYQGFFGQPSEADLEHRYSEAHASMVVPLTATALISVVIGLCPGLFLGFVQRVIS
- a CDS encoding NADH-quinone oxidoreductase subunit J; this encodes MNPFPASTLIMNGLFVFCLATTAAGALIAVASVRLIRAVCGLAICCFGLAGLYYFLHSPFLALMEILIYVGAVCVTIVFAVMLAEPDEPGKDGSKGFSVLWTGIAVTAATAIFLGVVRLALSGDWVRPETKANDGSMKAVGAALLTTYSMAFELISLALLVAILGALAIARAGRTKP
- the nuoH gene encoding NADH-quinone oxidoreductase subunit NuoH — encoded protein: MSTEPYRLVVALVVILAFVGANAAYLVWVERKGAGRFQRRPGPTEAGFAGLLQPIADALKLMSKQLLVPPMVDRTLFRAAPLMMMSPALISLAVIPFSDKLVGRNINLGLLMIFAFGSVNVMAIMLGGWSSRNKYAIISSARVVSQNVAYEIPMLLVVITMIMITGTTDLHEIVEQQAGAFWHWNLFRVWVNPLMPVTFLIFFICMLAETNRSPFDMAEAESELVAGAYTEYSGMGFGVFFMAEYANILLGCSLATVLFLGGWHSPIGILPGVVWFLMKMYFLVFTVVWIRWTFPRTQFYGLLNLSWKILIPVSLFTLLLSGAMVKLPRVFGA
- a CDS encoding NADH-quinone oxidoreductase subunit D, whose protein sequence is MTVKEAPSSGAAGRETFVLNLGPQHPATHGVLRLRLTMDGEYVVEAEPVCGYIHRMQEKMGENRSYAQFLPNTSRIDYLSAMMYTHAFVGVVERAARIQVPPRAEYIRVITSELNRISSHLVWWGAFLLDLGGFTPLLYAFDDRERILDLLEGLTGARLTYCYYRFGGVCNDVDESFLGGTQAFVTHMRPRLKMYRDLVTGNIIFQKRLKGIGPISAEMCRRYGATGPVIRGAGVAYDVRRAEPYSAYPDFDFEIPTYPECDSLARYMVRMAELEQSLRIIEQALDKFPDGPVMAEKVPRVLKLPAGDFCYAVEAARGRFLVRLVSDGQNGAYRLKLRTPSLSNLSLFGEASRGMLLPDALAMMGSLDLVIPDIDR
- the nuoK gene encoding NADH-quinone oxidoreductase subunit NuoK, with the translated sequence MGQPLYDRLEIYLVAAAFLLAMGIFGLVWRRTLIGMLISGELLFAAASLNLMAFNRFTVRDPAVGQVFVLFIMGLAAAEVAIALSITIAVYRNYRSVKTEELSELNG